In Actinomycetota bacterium, the sequence GGAGAGCTCGCGCACATCAACGCCATCGACGAGCACTTGTCCTGCCGATACGTCGTAGAGACGCGACATCAGATTGATAGCAGTCGTCTTGCCAACGCCTGTGCTGCCAACGATGGCCGTGACTTGACCGGGCCTGCAGGTGAAACTGACTCCTTGAAGAACGGGCTGCTCGGCTCCTGGGTAGAGGAAATCGACATCACGAAATTCAACAAGGCCAATGGTGGGAACGATCTGCGCGGGATGCTCGGGTTCGACGATTGCCGGCTCGGTATCCAAGACCTCTTGAATGCGCTCGGCCGATGCTGCCGCGCGCGGAATCATCACCACGATCATCACTGCCATCATCACTGAGGTCAGGATCTGCATGACGTAAGCGATGAACGCCGTGAGGTTGCCGATTTGCAGGGAACCATCGTTGACCAGTTGCCCGCCAAACCACAGCACGCCGACTACTGCCAGGTTCAGAATCAAGGACAGCGAAGGCATCATCAGAGCAAAGAGGCGCTGCACTCGAAGAGAGGTCGCGGTGAGCGCGTCATTGGCTTCCGCGAAGCGCTCGCGCTCATAGCGATTGCGGACGAATGCGCGAATGACGCGGATGCCGGACAGGTTCTCGCGAAGGACAAGGTTGATCCGGTCTATTCGCTCCTGCATGACCTGAAATTGCGGGACGGCCCGCAGCACGATTGATCCGATGACCAAGAGAAGCAAGGGGATGACGACAAGCAAGAGGGCCGAAAGGCGCAGATCCTCGTGCATGGCCATCAACACCCCGCCAATGGCAACGATGGGTGCCGAGATCATCGTCGTCAATGCCATGATGACGAGCATCTGGATTTGCTGGACGTCGTTGGTATTTCGCGTGATCAAGGATGGCGCGGTGAATTCATTCACCTCGCGTAAAGCGAAGCCTTGAACCTTCTCAAATATTGAACGGCGGACATCACGGCCAAACCGCATTGCCGTTCGCGCGCTGTAGTACACCGCGACGACTCCCGCAATCGTGAACACGGCAGTAACCAGGAGCATGAAGGCGCCCGTGCGCAGGATGTAGTCCGTGTCGCCTTTGAGGACACCGTTGTTGATGATTGAGGCATTGAGGTTTGGTAAATACAACTGTCCAAGGGCTTGAATGGACAGCAACACGATGATGACTATCAGTGTTCGCCTGTAGGGCTGCAGAAATCGGCGAAGCAGGCGAATCATCAATAGGCACATCCATCCAAGGCTCAGAATATGGATCGATCGTAAACCTCAGGCAATTGCGAGTACTGCGTTACGCCAGTAACGAACAGTGAGCCGGTGACTCGATTGAAGCCTTGAGATCCAGCCGGTAACCCATTCCTGGTTCTGTCATCAGGTGACGCGGATGAGCTGGGTCAATCTCGGTTAACTGTTGAAAGCGCGCTCCAACTTGCGATCGGGCACGAGCCACATACCAGCAACAACGACATAGAGTGCAACCGCAAC encodes:
- a CDS encoding ABC transporter ATP-binding protein, yielding MIRLLRRFLQPYRRTLIVIIVLLSIQALGQLYLPNLNASIINNGVLKGDTDYILRTGAFMLLVTAVFTIAGVVAVYYSARTAMRFGRDVRRSIFEKVQGFALREVNEFTAPSLITRNTNDVQQIQMLVIMALTTMISAPIVAIGGVLMAMHEDLRLSALLLVVIPLLLLVIGSIVLRAVPQFQVMQERIDRINLVLRENLSGIRVIRAFVRNRYERERFAEANDALTATSLRVQRLFALMMPSLSLILNLAVVGVLWFGGQLVNDGSLQIGNLTAFIAYVMQILTSVMMAVMIVVMIPRAAASAERIQEVLDTEPAIVEPEHPAQIVPTIGLVEFRDVDFLYPGAEQPVLQGVSFTCRPGQVTAIVGSTGVGKTTAINLMSRLYDVSAGQVLVDGVDVRELSFESLWSAFGAVPQKAFLFRGTIESNLKFGKPEATEEEMWAALETAQAADFVGELQGGLLARIDQGGANLSGGQRQRIAIARALIRRPLIYIFDDSFSALDFTTDARLRSALKEQTTHATVIIVAQRVSTVMQAEQIIVLEDGQVEGIGTHQELMAECETYREIVFSQLSVTEAA